A stretch of Mesoplodon densirostris isolate mMesDen1 chromosome 9, mMesDen1 primary haplotype, whole genome shotgun sequence DNA encodes these proteins:
- the ZNF786 gene encoding zinc finger protein 786 isoform X5 yields the protein MRTNYEILVSLDDGLPKPELISWLEQGRELFRNWGESQKSGNIICSSADLHLDPVIEGQLFGGSQQAVKPGEAHCHFQVDPLQSQRCSEPLLGKSEDVSFRPDQVVALLNPQRHDTRALVPVVHSSREPTPRDRILSPRTLGLPGFQETSGEGLQHPCPVCGEGFWKNLSEQHQGSHLKDPLHRAWDQFRKQTEAQQPLSIPRQQRHFRCPEYGRGFRRKLCLLRPLAIHPEESQLPGSECEVYAQHLRTGPRPSQCPRCDERGPWGPPGTERPGSRREGAGAASEQAELPRSVEKPDLSPAGEERPEALEPCPGAERPASCGPCSRRSSPQCGLPDHTHVHSAERPFRCAECGRASRQHGRLRLHRRLHSDEQPLACPECGLGFRLRRHGGERPLSCGECGRGFAHPCKLREHLRVHSGERPFGCPECGKSFRLKGILKAHERTHSRERPFQCAECGKGFTRPSKLAEHFRVHSGERPFGCPECGRRFRLKGQLRSHQRLHTGERPFPCPDCGKSYRVKADMKAHRLLHGGRMPFSCECGKGFAKQSKLVEHIRTHTGEKPFQCPQCDKSFRLKAQLLSHQGLHTGERPFRCPECNKNFRERGHMLRHQRIHRPDRPFACADCGKGFIYKSKLAEHIRVHTKSCRAPSEPDVKQRLSQLFAMIEADWS from the exons ATGATGGACTTCCCAAACCAGAACTAATATCCTGGCTTGAACAGGGGAGAGAACTCTTCAGGAACTGGGGAGAATCACAGAAATCAGGAAACATAATTTGCTCCTCTGCTGATTTGCATTTGGATCCAGTTATTGAGGGACAACTGTTTGGGG GAAGCCAGCAAGCTGTGAAACCAGGAGAAGCCCACTGCCATTTCCAAGTAGATCCTCTTCAGAGCCAGCGTTGCTCTGAACCCTTATTAGGAAAAAGTGAAGATGTTTCCTTCAGGCCTGACCAAGTCGTCGCCCTCCTGAATCCACAAAGACATGATACTCGGGCTCTAGTTCCAGTAGTCCACAGCTCCAGGGAACCCACTCCAAGAGACAGAATCCTAAGTCCCAGGACCCTCGGTCTCCCAGGCTTCCAGGAAACCTCCGGGGAGGGCCTCCAGCACCCTTGCCCCGTCTGTGGGGAAGGCTTTTGGAAGAACCTCTCAGAGCAGCACCAGGGGAGCCACTTGAAGGACCCGCTACACAGGGCCTGGGATCAATTCCGCAAACAAACCGAGGCACAACAGCCGCTGAGCATCCCCCGGCAACAGAGGCACTTCCGCTGTCCAGAGTATGGGCGGGGCTTCCGCCGGAAGTTGTGTTTGCTTAGACCCCTGGCAATCCATCCCGAGGAGAGCCAGCTGCCCGGCAGCGAGTGTGAAGTGTACGCCCAGCACCTGCGCACAGGGCCGAGGCCTTCCCAGTGCCCCCGCTGCGACGAGAGAGGCCCCTGGGGCCCTCCCGGCACGGAGAGGCCAGGCTCCCGGAGAGAGGGTGCCGGGGCCGCCTCCGAGCAGGCTGAGCTCCCGCGCTCAGTAGAGAAGCCGGACCTGAGCCCGGCTGGTGAGGAGCGCCCGGAGGCTCTCGAGCCCTGCCCCGGCGCGGAGAGGCCGGCCTCCTGCGGCCCGTGCAGCCGGCGCTCCTCCCCGCAGTGCGGGCTTCCAGACCACACCCATGTGCACAGCGCAGAGCGGCCCTTCCGGTGCGCCGAGTGCGGCCGGGCCTCACGCCAGCACGGGCGGCTGCGGCTCCACCGGCGGCTGCACTCAGACGAGCAGCCTCTCGCGTGCCCGGAATGCGGCCTGGGCTTCCGGCTGAGGAGGCACGGCGGCGAGAGGCCGCTCTCCTGTGGCGAGTGCGGCCGCGGCTTCGCCCACCCGTGCAAGCTGCGCGAGCACCTGCGGGTGCACAGCGGAGAGCGGCCCTTCGGCTGCCCAGAGTGCGGCAAGAGCTTCCGCCTGAAGGGCATCCTGAAGGCGCACGAGCGCACGCATAGCCGCGAGCGGCCCTTCCAGTGCGCGGAGTGCGGCAAGGGCTTCACGAGGCCGTCCAAGCTGGCCGAGCACTTCCGCGTGCACAGCGGCGAGCGGCCCTTCGGCTGCCCCGAGTGCGGCCGCCGCTTCCGTCTCAAGGGGCAGCTGCGGAGCCACCAGCGCCTGCACACGGGCGAGAGGCCCTTCCCGTGCCCCGACTGCGGCAAGAGCTACCGCGTGAAGGCCGACATGAAGGCGCACCGGCTGCTGCACGGCGGCCGGATGCCCTTTTCCTGCGAGTGTGGCAAAGGCTTCGCCAAGCAGTCCAAGCTCGTGGAGCACATCAGGACGCACACGGGCGAGAAGCCCTTTCAGTGTCCCCAGTGCGACAAGAGCTTCCGCTTGAAGGCGCAGCTGCTCAGCCACCAGGGCCTGCACACCGGTGAGAGGCCTTTCCGCTGCCCCGAATGCAATAAAAACTTCCGGGAAAGGGGCCACATGCTTCGGCATCAGCGCATCCACAGGCCCGACAGGCCGTTCGCCTGTGCAGA